From Streptomonospora salina, the proteins below share one genomic window:
- a CDS encoding DUF2625 family protein has product MRSLDELVDVEGPAWPALLERFAGSPAKVRHLAPDEERGRACLMRLQVTARSTLGAFALHCGGLLLDEG; this is encoded by the coding sequence GTGCGATCACTGGACGAACTCGTCGACGTCGAGGGTCCCGCATGGCCGGCGCTCCTGGAACGGTTCGCCGGGAGCCCGGCGAAGGTCCGGCACCTGGCCCCGGACGAGGAGCGCGGCCGTGCCTGCCTGATGCGGCTCCAGGTCACCGCGCGTTCCACGCTCGGCGCATTCGCCCTGCACTGCGGCGGTCTACTGCTGGACGAAGGCTGA
- a CDS encoding VOC family protein: protein MFVPVTSILVDDQDKALAFYTDVLGFVKKHDIPVGDAKWLTVVAPDAPDGVELLLEPDGNPGVRIDGEPAAQVYKKALYDAGMPFTMLGTTDLQQDYERMKGFGVTFTQEPTQTGFGAQAVFDDTCGNLIVLVQQD from the coding sequence ATGTTCGTTCCCGTGACCAGCATCCTGGTCGACGACCAGGACAAGGCCCTGGCGTTCTACACCGACGTCCTGGGGTTCGTGAAGAAGCACGACATCCCGGTCGGCGACGCCAAATGGCTGACCGTCGTCGCGCCCGACGCGCCGGACGGCGTCGAGCTGCTGCTCGAACCGGACGGCAACCCCGGGGTTCGGATCGACGGCGAGCCCGCCGCGCAGGTGTACAAGAAGGCGCTCTACGACGCGGGCATGCCGTTCACCATGCTCGGCACCACGGACCTCCAGCAGGACTACGAGCGGATGAAGGGATTCGGCGTCACGTTCACCCAGGAGCCGACACAGACCGGATTCGGCGCGCAGGCGGTGTTCGACGACACGTGCGGCAACCTCATCGTGCTCGTCCAGCAGGACTGA